From a single Maylandia zebra isolate NMK-2024a linkage group LG3, Mzebra_GT3a, whole genome shotgun sequence genomic region:
- the LOC101467871 gene encoding dynactin subunit 1 isoform X3: MSSTGTVESSKPPKIGSIVEVTGKGQRGTVAYIGATLFASGKWVGVILDEPKGKNDGTVQGKRYFTCEENHGIFVRQSQIQVVEDGSSATSPDTPESGTAKTLKQKDIPETPKTSKQQPASIKKSSARRSAKASRESLASSLSGDVSEAGLSSQQGALGAPVIPQPSGSPAAAAAASVPATPSKVEPAISKQEEESLRAQVKDLEEKLETLKMKRTEDKAKLKELEKHKIQLEQLQEWKNKMQEQQAELQKQLKEAKKEAREAQEAKERYMEEMSDTADAIEMATLDKEMAEERAESLQVEVDSLKEKVEELSMDLEILRHEISEKGSDGAASSYQVKQLEEQNSRLKEALVRMRDLSASEKQEHVKLQKQTEKKNVELETLRTQKEKLQEEVKQAEATIDELKEQVDAALGSEEMVETLTERNLDLEEKVRELRETVTDLEAINEMNDELQENARETEMELREQLDLSGAKVREADKRVEAAQETVADYQQTINKYRELTGSLQEANRELISQQNANAEQVQQPPAELFDFKIKFAETKAYAKAIEMELRKMEVAQSNRQVSLLTSFMPDSFLRHGGDHDCILVLLLIPRLICKAELISKQAQEKFDLNGNPVQGTGLRGPPGEQRSFASGLVYSLSLLQATLHKYEQALNTCSVDVFKRMGTLYSEMSFHERSLDYFIDLLHKDQLDETVQVEPLTKAIKYYQQLYSVHLADHTEDCTVQLADHIKFTQSALDCMVVEVARLRAFLSSGQESSGLAVLLKDLDTSCSDIRQFCKKIRRRMPGTDVAGVPAALSFGPEVSETLTECRRQLTRVVAVLQEVAAAGAQMVPSLGEQEGLNALKLEDIACKVVEQVYGSHGVNGPELLRQSCSSVITTMNKMATAMQEGEYDAEKPQGKTLPVEMRAATVRAEMTDAEGLGVKLEDRETVIKELKKSLKIKGEELSEAHVRLSLLEKKLDTSTKDADERVEKIQTKLDENLALLKKKEKEFEETMDALQADIDQLEAEKAELKQRLSNQSKMTIEGLRGPPASGIASIVQGSAGGLPPSMGGPMQVVDSPLLRQQIEAQRLGIKHLQNENNRLKAEKMRAQLASLPPLRPPKLPQVSKESSMPPEGLNTGIYRRTDQLLATLLKLSAEVKVVDITGKTAVSASAQLLEQTARLQNLSDALDKLKGEVAEHVVSYQPGAKASSDFATFPVTSFTKAKEEKQGDTVFIGRVAIPCTRGQEQVHRLVLSKQQLQQVHSLLMV, translated from the exons ATGAGCAGCACAGGAACAGTGGAGAGTAGTAAACCTCCAAAG ATTGGCTCTATAGTCGAGGTGACAGGAAAGGGTCAGCGCGGCACTGTTGCCTACATTGGCGCTACCCTCTTTGCTTCTGGGAAATGGGTGGGTGTCATACTGGATGAGCCGAAAGGCAAGAACGATGGCACCGTGCAGGGCAAACGCTACTTCACCTGTGAGGAAAATCACGGCATATTCGTCAGGCAGTCCCAG ATCCAGGTGGTAGAAGATGGCTCCAGTGCCACCTCACCAGATACCCCTGAGTCTGGAACAGCAAAGACACTTAAGCAAAAAG aCATCCCTGAAACTcccaaaacaagcaaacag CAACCAGCGAGCATTAAAAAG TCCTCTGCCCGCCGCTCGGCAAAG GCGTCTCGTGAGAGTCTCGCATCCTCTCTGTCTGGTGATGTCAGTGAGGCGGGCCTGTCCTCCCAGCAGGGTGCTCTGGGCGCCCCTGTGATACCTCAGCCCAGTGGgtcacctgcagcagcagcagctgcttctGTTCCAGCTACTCCGAGCAAG GTGGAACCTGCCATATCCAAGCAG GAGGAGGAATCACTGCGAGCTCAAGTCAAGGACCTGGAGGAGAAACTGGAGACTTTGAAGATGAAGCGAACAGAAGACAAAGCCAAGCTTAAGGAACTGGAGAAACACAAGATCCAGTTGGAGCAGCTTCAGGAGTGGAAGAACAAGATGCAGGAGCAGCAGGCCGAGCTGCAGAAACAACTCAAAGAGGCCAAGAAG GAAGCCAGGGAGGCACAGGAGGCCAAGGAGCGCTACATGGAGGAGATGTCTGACACGGCAGATGCCATAGAGATGGCCACGCTGGACAAAGAGATGGCAGAAGAGAGAGCAGAATCGCTCCAGGTTGAGGTGGATAGCCTGAAAGAGAAAGTGGAGGAGCTGTCAATGGACCTGGAGATCCTTAGGCATGAGATTTCAGAGAAAG GCTCAGATGGAGCTGCCTCCAGTTACCAGGTCAAGCAGCTGGAGGAGCAGAACAGCAGACTCAAGGAGGCGCTGGTCAG GATGAGAGATCTGTCTGCTTCGGAGAAACAGGAACACGTGAAGCTTCAGAAGCAGACGGAGAAGAAGAACGTGGAGCTGGAGACTCTGAGGACtcagaaagaaaaactgcaggaaGAGGTCAAGCAGGCAGAGGCCACAATCGATGAACTGAAGGAACAG GTGGATGCTGCTCTGGGCTCAGAGGAGATGGTGGAGACCCTGACGGAGAGGAACCTCGACCTTGAGGAGAAAGTCAGAGAGCTGAGAGAAACCGTGACTGATCTG GAAGCCATCAATGAGATGAATGATGAGCTCCAGGAGAATGCCAGAGAAACAGAGATGGAGCTGAGGGAACAGCTCGATCTGAGTGGGGCAAAGGTCAGAGAGGCAGACAAAAGGGTGGAAGCTGCCCAGGAGACTGTAGCTGATTACCAGCAGACCATCAACAAATACAGAGAACTCACTGGCTCACTTCAG GAGGCCAACAGGGAGCTGATCAGTCAGCAGAATGCAAATGCAGAACAAGTTCAGCAGCCACCTGCTGAGCTGTTTGACTTTAAGATCAAGTTTGCAGAGACCAAGGCTTACGCCAAG GCCATTGAGATGGAGCTGAGGAAAATGGAAGTAGCTCAGTCGAACAGACAGGTGTCCCTCCTCACCTCCTTCATGCCTGACTCCTTCCTTCGCCATGGTGGGGACCATGACTGCATTCTGGTTCTCCTGCTTATTCCCAGGCTCATCTGCAAG GCTGAACTCATCAGTAAACAGGCACAGGAGAAGTTTGACTTGAACGGGAACCCGGTGCAGGGAACAGGGCTGAGAGGTCCTCCGGGAGAACAGCGCAGTTTCGCTTCAGGACTGGTTTACTCCCTCAGCCTGCTGCAGGCCACCCTGCATAAATATGAACA GGCTCTGAACACCTGCAGCGTGGACGTTTTTAAGCGCATGGGAACCCTTTACTCTGAAATGAGTTTCCATGAACGCTCTCTGGATTATTTCATAGACCTGCTTCATAAAGATCAGCTGGATGAGACCGTTCAGGTGGAACCTCTCACTAAGGCCATCAAGTACTATCAG CAACTGTATAGTGTCCATCTGGCAGATCACACTGAAGACTGCACAGTGCAGCTGGCTGATCACATTAAG TTTACTCAGAGTGCCTTGGACTGTATGGTAGTGGAGGTAGCTCGTCTGCGCGCCTTCCTGTCATCAGGACAGGAGAGCTCTGGTTTAGCAGTTCTTCTGAAGGACCTGGACACCTCGTGTTCTGATATCAGACAGTTTTGTAAGAAGATCCGCCGTCGCATGCCCGGAACAGATGTAGCTGGAGTCCCCGCTGCTCTCAGTTTTGGACCAGAG GTTTCAGAGACGCTGACCGAGTGCAGGCGTCAGTTGACTCGTGTGGTTGCGGTACTTCAAGAGGTAGCTGCAGCTGGAGCTCAGATGGTTCCTTCGCTGGGAGAACAGGAAGGTCTCAATGCTCTTAAACTGGAGGATATTGCCTGCAAGGTTGTGGAGCAG GTATATGGCTCCCATGGTGTAAATGGCCCAGAGTTACTGCGGCAGTCTTGCAGCTCTGTCATCACCACCATGAACAAGATGGCTACAGCCATGCAGGAAGGAGAGTATGATGCTGAAAAACCACAGGGAAAG ACTCTTCCAGTGGAAATGAGAGCAGCCACAGTCAGGGCAGAAATGACTGACGCCGAAGGTCTGGGAGTCAAACTAGAAGACAGAGAAACGGTCATCAAGGAGCTCAAGAAGTCTCTCAAGATTAAG GGTGAGGAGCTGAGTGAGGCCCATGTCCGCCTCAGCCTCTTGGAGAAGAAGCTGGACACCTCCACCAAAGATGCTGATGAACGTGTGGAGAAGATTCAGACCAAACTGGATGAGAACCTTGCCCTgttgaagaagaaagaaaa GGAGTTTGAGGAGACAATGGATGCTCTGCAGGCTGATATTGACCAGCTGGAGGCtgagaaggcagagctgaaacAACGACTCAGTAACCAGTCAAAGATGACCATTGAAGGCCTGAGAGGTCCACCTGCCTCAGGAATTGCCTCCATCGTTCAGGGATCAGCAGGAG GTCTGCCTCCCTCTATGGGAGGGCCAATGCAGGTGGTGGACTCTCCTCTCCTCAGGCAGCAGATTGAGGCCCAGAGGCTGGGTATTAAACACCttcagaatgaaaacaacagactcAAG GCAGAGAAAATGAGAGCCCAGCTAGCCTCCCTGCCGCCGCTCCGCCCTCCTAAACTCCCACAAGTGTCTAAAGAAAGCTCCATGCCTCCAGAGGGACTAAACACAGGGATATACAGAAGGACTGACCAGCTGCTGGCAACCTTGCTCAAGCTGAGTGCCGAGGTTAAAGTGGTGGACATCACTGGAAAGACGGCAG TTAGTGCAAGCGCTCAGCTCCTGGAGCAGACAGCTCGTCTGCAGAACCTCAGTGATGCTCTGGATAAACTCAAG GGTGAGGTAGCCGAACATGTGGTCTCATATCAGCCTGGAGCAAAGGCTTCTTCTGACTTTGCCACATTCCCAGTCACCTCTTTTACTAAG GCCAAGGAAGAGAAGCAGGGAGACACTGTATTCATTGGCCGTGTTGCGATTCCATGCACCCGTGGACAGGAACAAGTCCACCGTCTCGTCCTATCAAAGCAGCAGTTGCAGCAAGTGCACAGTCTCCTCATGGTTTAG
- the LOC101467871 gene encoding dynactin subunit 1 isoform X2, producing MSSTGTVESSKPPKIGSIVEVTGKGQRGTVAYIGATLFASGKWVGVILDEPKGKNDGTVQGKRYFTCEENHGIFVRQSQIQVVEDGSSATSPDTPESGTAKTLKQKDIPETPKTSKQQPASIKKSSARRSAKWKTPRLTSATSLPSLLVRPSSRSSLSLRASRESLASSLSGDVSEAGLSSQQGALGAPVIPQPSGSPAAAAAASVPATPSKEEESLRAQVKDLEEKLETLKMKRTEDKAKLKELEKHKIQLEQLQEWKNKMQEQQAELQKQLKEAKKEAREAQEAKERYMEEMSDTADAIEMATLDKEMAEERAESLQVEVDSLKEKVEELSMDLEILRHEISEKGSDGAASSYQVKQLEEQNSRLKEALVRMRDLSASEKQEHVKLQKQTEKKNVELETLRTQKEKLQEEVKQAEATIDELKEQVDAALGSEEMVETLTERNLDLEEKVRELRETVTDLEAINEMNDELQENARETEMELREQLDLSGAKVREADKRVEAAQETVADYQQTINKYRELTGSLQEANRELISQQNANAEQVQQPPAELFDFKIKFAETKAYAKAIEMELRKMEVAQSNRQVSLLTSFMPDSFLRHGGDHDCILVLLLIPRLICKAELISKQAQEKFDLNGNPVQGTGLRGPPGEQRSFASGLVYSLSLLQATLHKYEQALNTCSVDVFKRMGTLYSEMSFHERSLDYFIDLLHKDQLDETVQVEPLTKAIKYYQQLYSVHLADHTEDCTVQLADHIKFTQSALDCMVVEVARLRAFLSSGQESSGLAVLLKDLDTSCSDIRQFCKKIRRRMPGTDVAGVPAALSFGPEVSETLTECRRQLTRVVAVLQEVAAAGAQMVPSLGEQEGLNALKLEDIACKVVEQVYGSHGVNGPELLRQSCSSVITTMNKMATAMQEGEYDAEKPQGKTLPVEMRAATVRAEMTDAEGLGVKLEDRETVIKELKKSLKIKGEELSEAHVRLSLLEKKLDTSTKDADERVEKIQTKLDENLALLKKKEKEFEETMDALQADIDQLEAEKAELKQRLSNQSKMTIEGLRGPPASGIASIVQGSAGGLPPSMGGPMQVVDSPLLRQQIEAQRLGIKHLQNENNRLKAEKMRAQLASLPPLRPPKLPQVSKESSMPPEGLNTGIYRRTDQLLATLLKLSAEVKVVDITGKTAVSASAQLLEQTARLQNLSDALDKLKGEVAEHVVSYQPGAKASSDFATFPVTSFTKAKEEKQGDTVFIGRVAIPCTRGQEQVHRLVLSKQQLQQVHSLLMV from the exons ATGAGCAGCACAGGAACAGTGGAGAGTAGTAAACCTCCAAAG ATTGGCTCTATAGTCGAGGTGACAGGAAAGGGTCAGCGCGGCACTGTTGCCTACATTGGCGCTACCCTCTTTGCTTCTGGGAAATGGGTGGGTGTCATACTGGATGAGCCGAAAGGCAAGAACGATGGCACCGTGCAGGGCAAACGCTACTTCACCTGTGAGGAAAATCACGGCATATTCGTCAGGCAGTCCCAG ATCCAGGTGGTAGAAGATGGCTCCAGTGCCACCTCACCAGATACCCCTGAGTCTGGAACAGCAAAGACACTTAAGCAAAAAG aCATCCCTGAAACTcccaaaacaagcaaacag CAACCAGCGAGCATTAAAAAG TCCTCTGCCCGCCGCTCGGCAAAG TGGAAAACACCACGTCTCACATCAGCTACCTCCCTCCCCTCCCTACTGGTCCGTCCCTCCAGCCGCTCCAGCCTGTCGCTCAGG GCGTCTCGTGAGAGTCTCGCATCCTCTCTGTCTGGTGATGTCAGTGAGGCGGGCCTGTCCTCCCAGCAGGGTGCTCTGGGCGCCCCTGTGATACCTCAGCCCAGTGGgtcacctgcagcagcagcagctgcttctGTTCCAGCTACTCCGAGCAAG GAGGAGGAATCACTGCGAGCTCAAGTCAAGGACCTGGAGGAGAAACTGGAGACTTTGAAGATGAAGCGAACAGAAGACAAAGCCAAGCTTAAGGAACTGGAGAAACACAAGATCCAGTTGGAGCAGCTTCAGGAGTGGAAGAACAAGATGCAGGAGCAGCAGGCCGAGCTGCAGAAACAACTCAAAGAGGCCAAGAAG GAAGCCAGGGAGGCACAGGAGGCCAAGGAGCGCTACATGGAGGAGATGTCTGACACGGCAGATGCCATAGAGATGGCCACGCTGGACAAAGAGATGGCAGAAGAGAGAGCAGAATCGCTCCAGGTTGAGGTGGATAGCCTGAAAGAGAAAGTGGAGGAGCTGTCAATGGACCTGGAGATCCTTAGGCATGAGATTTCAGAGAAAG GCTCAGATGGAGCTGCCTCCAGTTACCAGGTCAAGCAGCTGGAGGAGCAGAACAGCAGACTCAAGGAGGCGCTGGTCAG GATGAGAGATCTGTCTGCTTCGGAGAAACAGGAACACGTGAAGCTTCAGAAGCAGACGGAGAAGAAGAACGTGGAGCTGGAGACTCTGAGGACtcagaaagaaaaactgcaggaaGAGGTCAAGCAGGCAGAGGCCACAATCGATGAACTGAAGGAACAG GTGGATGCTGCTCTGGGCTCAGAGGAGATGGTGGAGACCCTGACGGAGAGGAACCTCGACCTTGAGGAGAAAGTCAGAGAGCTGAGAGAAACCGTGACTGATCTG GAAGCCATCAATGAGATGAATGATGAGCTCCAGGAGAATGCCAGAGAAACAGAGATGGAGCTGAGGGAACAGCTCGATCTGAGTGGGGCAAAGGTCAGAGAGGCAGACAAAAGGGTGGAAGCTGCCCAGGAGACTGTAGCTGATTACCAGCAGACCATCAACAAATACAGAGAACTCACTGGCTCACTTCAG GAGGCCAACAGGGAGCTGATCAGTCAGCAGAATGCAAATGCAGAACAAGTTCAGCAGCCACCTGCTGAGCTGTTTGACTTTAAGATCAAGTTTGCAGAGACCAAGGCTTACGCCAAG GCCATTGAGATGGAGCTGAGGAAAATGGAAGTAGCTCAGTCGAACAGACAGGTGTCCCTCCTCACCTCCTTCATGCCTGACTCCTTCCTTCGCCATGGTGGGGACCATGACTGCATTCTGGTTCTCCTGCTTATTCCCAGGCTCATCTGCAAG GCTGAACTCATCAGTAAACAGGCACAGGAGAAGTTTGACTTGAACGGGAACCCGGTGCAGGGAACAGGGCTGAGAGGTCCTCCGGGAGAACAGCGCAGTTTCGCTTCAGGACTGGTTTACTCCCTCAGCCTGCTGCAGGCCACCCTGCATAAATATGAACA GGCTCTGAACACCTGCAGCGTGGACGTTTTTAAGCGCATGGGAACCCTTTACTCTGAAATGAGTTTCCATGAACGCTCTCTGGATTATTTCATAGACCTGCTTCATAAAGATCAGCTGGATGAGACCGTTCAGGTGGAACCTCTCACTAAGGCCATCAAGTACTATCAG CAACTGTATAGTGTCCATCTGGCAGATCACACTGAAGACTGCACAGTGCAGCTGGCTGATCACATTAAG TTTACTCAGAGTGCCTTGGACTGTATGGTAGTGGAGGTAGCTCGTCTGCGCGCCTTCCTGTCATCAGGACAGGAGAGCTCTGGTTTAGCAGTTCTTCTGAAGGACCTGGACACCTCGTGTTCTGATATCAGACAGTTTTGTAAGAAGATCCGCCGTCGCATGCCCGGAACAGATGTAGCTGGAGTCCCCGCTGCTCTCAGTTTTGGACCAGAG GTTTCAGAGACGCTGACCGAGTGCAGGCGTCAGTTGACTCGTGTGGTTGCGGTACTTCAAGAGGTAGCTGCAGCTGGAGCTCAGATGGTTCCTTCGCTGGGAGAACAGGAAGGTCTCAATGCTCTTAAACTGGAGGATATTGCCTGCAAGGTTGTGGAGCAG GTATATGGCTCCCATGGTGTAAATGGCCCAGAGTTACTGCGGCAGTCTTGCAGCTCTGTCATCACCACCATGAACAAGATGGCTACAGCCATGCAGGAAGGAGAGTATGATGCTGAAAAACCACAGGGAAAG ACTCTTCCAGTGGAAATGAGAGCAGCCACAGTCAGGGCAGAAATGACTGACGCCGAAGGTCTGGGAGTCAAACTAGAAGACAGAGAAACGGTCATCAAGGAGCTCAAGAAGTCTCTCAAGATTAAG GGTGAGGAGCTGAGTGAGGCCCATGTCCGCCTCAGCCTCTTGGAGAAGAAGCTGGACACCTCCACCAAAGATGCTGATGAACGTGTGGAGAAGATTCAGACCAAACTGGATGAGAACCTTGCCCTgttgaagaagaaagaaaa GGAGTTTGAGGAGACAATGGATGCTCTGCAGGCTGATATTGACCAGCTGGAGGCtgagaaggcagagctgaaacAACGACTCAGTAACCAGTCAAAGATGACCATTGAAGGCCTGAGAGGTCCACCTGCCTCAGGAATTGCCTCCATCGTTCAGGGATCAGCAGGAG GTCTGCCTCCCTCTATGGGAGGGCCAATGCAGGTGGTGGACTCTCCTCTCCTCAGGCAGCAGATTGAGGCCCAGAGGCTGGGTATTAAACACCttcagaatgaaaacaacagactcAAG GCAGAGAAAATGAGAGCCCAGCTAGCCTCCCTGCCGCCGCTCCGCCCTCCTAAACTCCCACAAGTGTCTAAAGAAAGCTCCATGCCTCCAGAGGGACTAAACACAGGGATATACAGAAGGACTGACCAGCTGCTGGCAACCTTGCTCAAGCTGAGTGCCGAGGTTAAAGTGGTGGACATCACTGGAAAGACGGCAG TTAGTGCAAGCGCTCAGCTCCTGGAGCAGACAGCTCGTCTGCAGAACCTCAGTGATGCTCTGGATAAACTCAAG GGTGAGGTAGCCGAACATGTGGTCTCATATCAGCCTGGAGCAAAGGCTTCTTCTGACTTTGCCACATTCCCAGTCACCTCTTTTACTAAG GCCAAGGAAGAGAAGCAGGGAGACACTGTATTCATTGGCCGTGTTGCGATTCCATGCACCCGTGGACAGGAACAAGTCCACCGTCTCGTCCTATCAAAGCAGCAGTTGCAGCAAGTGCACAGTCTCCTCATGGTTTAG